One genomic window of bacterium includes the following:
- a CDS encoding 23S rRNA (pseudouridine(1915)-N(3))-methyltransferase RlmH — MTITILAVGKLREAYYRAGVEDYLKRIKRYLPTEQIEVLPGTGEECNGGGRGAIAREAATLGKHLGKDGRVVALDRAGRQLSTEEFAKWFQECMNSAVPSVTFVVGGAWGLDAEIVHKADLALSLSAFTLPHELARLVMVEQIYRALSLWKGHPYHK, encoded by the coding sequence ATGACAATCACGATTCTGGCGGTCGGCAAACTTCGTGAGGCTTACTATCGGGCGGGAGTGGAGGACTATCTGAAGCGAATCAAACGCTATCTGCCCACCGAGCAGATCGAGGTCCTGCCGGGGACGGGGGAGGAATGCAACGGTGGGGGTCGAGGAGCTATCGCCCGTGAGGCCGCCACTCTCGGCAAACATCTCGGCAAAGACGGTAGAGTGGTGGCTCTGGATCGAGCGGGCCGGCAGCTAAGTACCGAGGAGTTCGCTAAATGGTTTCAGGAGTGCATGAATTCCGCCGTTCCAAGTGTCACATTTGTCGTGGGAGGAGCGTGGGGGCTTGATGCAGAAATCGTCCACAAGGCCGACCTCGCGCTCAGTCTTTCGGCATTCACCCTGCCTCACGAGCTGGCCAGACTGGTAATGGTCGAACAAATCTACCGTGCCCTATCGCTCTGGAAGGGACATCCATATCACAAATAA
- a CDS encoding Mrp/NBP35 family ATP-binding protein, translated as MPTQAQILDILKTVRFPNLSRDIVSFGLVKGIEIEDGAVRIAIKVASRDPSIPDLIKQDVIKAVGQLDGIRDIHIDMQWTKPETPPMRSGAIPHAAQPPAQPEEPLLPGVKAKIAVASGKGGVGKSTIAAGLAFGLQRLGFSVGLVDFDIYGPSLPTIMGVRERPRVADEKIVPLDHAGLKLMSMGFLVDPDTPMIWRGPMVHQATEQFLRDVTWGELDVLVIDLPPGTGDAQLTLSQKVDLSGAVIVSTPQDLALLDARKGVAMFQKLDVPILGIVENMSGFTCPHCNETTFIFGRDGAAHEADKLNVPLLARVPLVPALVEAADHGNLYAAIEANPQLAEIFGSMARRVSEAVSAPAAK; from the coding sequence ATGCCCACCCAAGCTCAAATTCTCGATATTCTGAAGACCGTCCGGTTCCCGAACCTATCCCGGGACATTGTTTCCTTTGGATTGGTCAAGGGAATCGAGATCGAGGATGGCGCAGTACGTATTGCGATTAAAGTGGCAAGCCGCGACCCGAGCATCCCTGATCTCATCAAGCAGGATGTGATCAAGGCAGTGGGTCAGTTGGATGGAATCCGGGACATCCACATTGACATGCAGTGGACCAAGCCTGAAACTCCCCCTATGCGGTCGGGAGCTATCCCCCATGCGGCTCAGCCTCCCGCGCAGCCGGAGGAACCCCTCCTGCCCGGAGTAAAGGCCAAGATTGCCGTTGCCTCGGGAAAAGGCGGAGTAGGGAAGAGCACGATCGCGGCGGGTCTGGCGTTCGGCCTGCAACGGCTGGGTTTCTCGGTTGGGCTCGTGGATTTCGACATCTACGGCCCCAGCCTGCCGACCATCATGGGCGTTCGCGAACGTCCCCGCGTAGCCGACGAGAAGATTGTTCCTCTCGACCATGCCGGGCTGAAACTAATGTCCATGGGCTTTCTCGTGGATCCGGACACTCCCATGATCTGGCGGGGGCCGATGGTGCATCAGGCCACCGAGCAGTTCCTGCGCGACGTGACTTGGGGCGAGCTGGACGTATTGGTGATTGATCTCCCACCCGGCACCGGAGATGCCCAGCTTACGCTGTCCCAGAAAGTGGACCTAAGCGGGGCAGTGATCGTGTCCACGCCGCAGGATTTGGCGCTGCTTGACGCTCGCAAGGGCGTGGCCATGTTCCAGAAGCTGGATGTGCCGATTCTCGGGATCGTTGAAAACATGTCCGGATTCACTTGCCCGCACTGCAACGAGACCACCTTCATCTTCGGTCGCGACGGTGCCGCCCATGAAGCCGACAAATTGAATGTACCCCTGCTGGCGCGAGTCCCGTTGGTTCCCGCGCTGGTGGAAGCCGCCGATCACGGTAATCTCTATGCGGCCATCGAAGCGAACCCGCAATTGGCCGAGATCTTCGGTAGTATGGCCAGGCGAGTTTCGGAGGCCGTT